One part of the Oncorhynchus clarkii lewisi isolate Uvic-CL-2024 unplaced genomic scaffold, UVic_Ocla_1.0 unplaced_contig_8866_pilon_pilon, whole genome shotgun sequence genome encodes these proteins:
- the LOC139405474 gene encoding uncharacterized protein, translated as MLLVTTVDGPGTYSPTESPLALSSTVPSTVDGPYQLLVTTGHLALSSTLQPPPQDSLPVPSFQEGRRASDMDTGALTQGLRVFRQKLRMEASAKGLLGLNKMNSPGVRHGWSPPASGSAPCPPAWGVRDLSHCVPTTPLSEEGFQQQKVIQIPLCQFHPTTPLPPRHPTSSSPPPHLFLSPPVPPNVPAPPRPPIAMVASAGHLLETHLHISSPRVENHTPPFPDAPHLPVQPQFPLPKPQSQPKLLHPHPEPLSQQLHPHPDPRSQLLHPHIYPHNHPDLKTQLLQPHPHNYPDPQSQLQQPHSHPHNHPDSQSQLQQPHSHPHNYPDPQSQPQILYSHSDPQPQPRPWANHHLYTHSQTSRRPQLQRQPRLPPCPVGRMDPAYGP; from the exons ATGTTACTTGTCACTACTGTGGATGGCCCTGGGACCTATAGCCCCACAGAGTCCCCCCTGGCCCTGTCCTCTACCGTGCCCAGCACTGTTGACGGCCCCTATCAGTTACTGGTCACTACCGGTCATCTGGCCCTGTCGTCCACCCTGCAGCCCCCTCCCCAGGATAGCCTCCCCGTACCCAGCTTCCAGGAGGGCCGCCGAGCCTCCGACATGGACACCGGCGCTCTAACACAAG GTCTGAGGGTGTTCCGCCAGAAGTTGAGGATGGAGGCCAGCGCCAAGGGCCTGCTGGGACTGAACAAGATGAATAGCCCCGGGGTCCGGCACGGGTGGTCCCCCCCAGCCTCTGGCTCTGCACCCTGCCCACCTGCCTGGGGGGTGCGAGACCTGTCCCACTGTGTCCCCACCACACCACTGTCAGAGGAAGGCTTCCAGCAGCAGAA AGTGATCCAGATTCCACTGTGCCAATTCCACCCgaccacacctcttcctccacgcCACCCCACGTCTTCCTCCCCGCCACCACacctcttcctgtctcctcccGTCCCTCCTAACGTTCCCgctcctcctcgtcctcccatTG CCATGGTGGCGTCGGCTGGCCACCTCTTGGAGACCCACCTCCATATCAGCTCTCCTCGGGTTGAGAACCACACCCCACCCTTCCCTGACGCTCCTCACCTCCCTGTTCAGCCCCAGTTCCCCCTCCCGAAACCCCAGTCTCAGCCTAAGCTACTGCACCCCCACCCAGAACCCCTGTCTCAACAACTACACCCCCACCCAGACCCCCGGTCTCAACTACTACACCCCCACATCTACCCCCACAACCACCCAGACCTCAAGACTCAGCTATTGCAGCCTCACCCCCACAACTACCCAGACCCCCAGTCTCAGCTACAGCAAccccactcccacccccacaACCACCCAGACTCCCAGTCTCAGCTACAGCAAccccactcccacccccacaACTACCCAGACCCCCAGTCTCAGCCTCAGATACTGTATTCCCACTCTGACCCCCAGCCTCAGCCAAGGCCTTGGGCCAACCACCACCTCTATACCCACTCCCAGACCTCCAGGCGGCCCCAGCTCCAGCGCCAGCCACGTCTGCCTCCATGCCCAGTAGGGAGAATGGATCCTGCGTACGGACCGTAG